The Nostoc commune NIES-4072 genome includes a window with the following:
- a CDS encoding putative baseplate assembly protein yields MEFDFLPNLPKSDLDDRTFKDLVEECILRIPRYCPEWTNYNPSDPGITLIELFAWLTDQMMLRFNQVPRRNYVAFLELLGIRLQAPTPAKTDVTFYLSSSLPETYTIPEGTEIATLRTETEEAIVFSTDRQLQIGNPSILHFLTAEMAEDLPQILRDRFGGLWTLSADGHWSGRELAFFNEQPHAGNCFYLVFDPGQPIDGNVIAVNFQGEAATSTGINPEAPPRRWEAWNGRVWEPVLMRERDDRTKGFSFSEIARAGGNPLQGADIVLHMPQFWPVTQFATYQGRWVRCVYADPLPNQSGYISSPRIVGLSVRAIGGTVGASQSELITNEPLGESNGKPGQTFQLMGSPALERKEKEYILVTPPGELPQRWYEVMDFANSGPQDRHYTIDSRTGTVQFGPLIREPGQIQQQTMLRAKLQMTQAADRERLLNTIGEETVNSLERQYGAVPPRGSTITMVAYRIGGGVKGNVQVGSIRVLKNSVPYVANIVNYKPGRNGANAESLEEAVIRVPAMLRTRDRAVTPEDFEALTIKAANGAIARARCLPAKGGSEAGIVRLLVIPHANTEGIARSQGIDPDQLALSPQLSEQILAYLNERRLLGVQVCLQEPEYVGVAVQTEVALEAEYQNPRAQQEILSKLQVALYRFLNPLTGGMEGKGWPFGRPVYPSDIVTLFQQIAGVRYLGVVQLFELRKQGTNWVRSLPQNPVIAPGPLGLVCSWQNAQLRSGHIINLI; encoded by the coding sequence GTGGAATTTGATTTTCTACCCAATTTACCCAAGTCGGATTTAGACGATCGCACTTTTAAGGACTTAGTAGAAGAATGCATTCTCCGCATTCCTCGTTACTGTCCTGAATGGACAAACTACAACCCCAGCGACCCAGGAATTACCCTGATTGAACTGTTTGCTTGGTTAACAGACCAAATGATGCTGCGGTTCAATCAAGTTCCCAGACGCAATTATGTTGCCTTTCTGGAGTTACTAGGGATTCGCTTACAAGCACCAACTCCCGCTAAGACTGATGTTACTTTTTATCTGAGTTCGTCTCTACCTGAGACTTACACAATTCCTGAAGGTACAGAAATAGCCACACTGCGGACTGAAACCGAAGAAGCGATTGTCTTTAGCACAGATCGTCAGTTACAGATTGGCAATCCTAGCATTCTTCATTTTCTCACGGCGGAGATGGCAGAGGATTTGCCGCAAATATTGCGCGATCGCTTTGGCGGATTGTGGACGCTCAGTGCTGATGGTCACTGGAGCGGGCGAGAGCTAGCATTCTTTAACGAACAACCCCATGCTGGCAATTGCTTTTATCTAGTATTTGACCCAGGACAGCCGATTGATGGCAATGTGATTGCAGTTAATTTTCAAGGAGAAGCTGCCACATCTACTGGTATCAACCCAGAAGCACCGCCACGTCGCTGGGAAGCTTGGAATGGCAGGGTTTGGGAACCAGTGTTAATGCGAGAAAGAGATGACCGCACTAAAGGATTCAGTTTTAGTGAAATAGCTCGTGCTGGTGGGAACCCACTACAAGGTGCAGATATCGTGCTGCATATGCCCCAGTTCTGGCCTGTGACCCAGTTTGCCACATACCAAGGTCGCTGGGTGCGCTGCGTTTATGCTGACCCATTACCCAATCAATCTGGCTACATTAGCTCTCCCCGAATTGTCGGGCTATCTGTGCGCGCTATTGGTGGTACTGTGGGAGCAAGCCAAAGCGAATTAATCACCAATGAGCCGCTAGGAGAGAGCAACGGTAAACCCGGACAAACATTTCAGCTAATGGGTTCTCCTGCGCTGGAACGTAAAGAAAAAGAATATATCCTAGTTACGCCACCAGGAGAACTGCCCCAAAGGTGGTATGAGGTGATGGATTTTGCTAATTCAGGGCCTCAAGACCGTCACTATACCATCGACTCGCGCACCGGAACTGTGCAGTTTGGCCCCCTGATTCGTGAACCGGGTCAAATTCAGCAACAAACAATGTTGCGTGCCAAATTGCAAATGACACAGGCGGCAGATAGAGAACGACTGCTCAATACAATAGGCGAAGAAACAGTGAACTCTTTAGAGCGGCAATATGGGGCTGTGCCACCGAGAGGTTCGACAATTACGATGGTTGCCTATCGCATTGGCGGCGGTGTGAAGGGAAATGTACAAGTTGGCTCAATCAGAGTTTTGAAAAATTCTGTGCCTTATGTGGCCAATATTGTCAACTACAAACCCGGACGCAACGGTGCTAATGCCGAATCTTTAGAAGAAGCAGTCATCCGCGTCCCGGCAATGCTGCGTACACGCGATCGCGCTGTCACTCCTGAAGATTTTGAAGCCTTAACCATCAAAGCGGCTAACGGCGCTATTGCCCGTGCTAGGTGCTTACCAGCCAAAGGCGGTAGCGAAGCTGGGATAGTACGCCTGCTAGTCATACCACACGCGAATACAGAAGGGATTGCGCGTAGTCAAGGTATAGACCCAGACCAACTTGCCCTCAGCCCCCAACTGAGTGAGCAAATTCTCGCCTATCTCAATGAACGGCGATTACTGGGGGTGCAGGTATGTTTACAAGAACCGGAATATGTGGGGGTTGCAGTCCAAACAGAGGTAGCCCTAGAAGCAGAATATCAAAATCCCCGCGCCCAACAAGAAATCCTCAGCAAATTGCAAGTCGCCCTTTACCGCTTTCTCAATCCCCTAACTGGGGGAATGGAAGGGAAAGGCTGGCCATTTGGTCGCCCCGTTTATCCTTCAGATATTGTGACTTTGTTTCAGCAAATTGCCGGGGTGCGCTACCTGGGTGTAGTGCAGTTGTTCGAGTTACGCAAACAAGGTACAAACTGGGTGCGATCGCTGCCACAAAATCCAGTCATCGCTCCTGGCCCATTGGGTTTAGTTTGCTCCTGGCAAAATGCTCAACTCCGCTCTGGTCATATTATTAACTTGATTTAA
- a CDS encoding GPW/gp25 family protein, which produces MSDAANNRQSYLGTGWSFPLRVNVQGSIQISSAERNIEESIWLILGTQLGERVYRPNFGSRLSELTFAPMNTQTLLLLRLYVQEALEMWEPRIVVDAVRTEPDPVQGRVDITLEYRPKESHDTRSLVYPFYLLPRGE; this is translated from the coding sequence ATGTCAGATGCAGCTAATAATCGACAATCATATCTGGGTACAGGCTGGTCATTCCCTTTACGGGTGAATGTACAAGGAAGTATCCAGATCAGTTCAGCAGAAAGAAATATTGAGGAGTCTATTTGGCTGATCTTGGGTACGCAATTAGGCGAACGGGTATATCGGCCTAACTTTGGGTCACGTCTTTCAGAATTGACTTTTGCACCCATGAATACTCAAACTTTACTGCTGCTGCGTCTGTATGTGCAAGAGGCTTTGGAAATGTGGGAACCGCGTATTGTCGTCGATGCTGTACGCACTGAACCAGATCCAGTGCAAGGTCGAGTAGATATTACTTTGGAATATCGCCCCAAGGAAAGCCATGATACTCGCAGTTTGGTCTATCCTTTCTATTTGTTGCCGCGAGGGGAGTAA
- a CDS encoding PAAR domain-containing protein encodes MLPVAVLGDLASGSPIIGPGAPNVLVMGRPIACMGDAVAGPTIATGALVMPSSVTVLACGRPVAHMGTMAVGVTPPAPVPVPISLPVIATGVTVLVAP; translated from the coding sequence ATGTTACCAGTTGCAGTTTTAGGAGATTTGGCTAGTGGCAGTCCAATAATAGGGCCTGGAGCGCCAAATGTCTTAGTTATGGGAAGACCAATCGCTTGTATGGGGGATGCTGTAGCCGGGCCAACAATTGCTACTGGGGCGCTAGTTATGCCCTCTTCTGTCACGGTTTTGGCTTGTGGTCGTCCTGTAGCACACATGGGGACTATGGCTGTAGGCGTGACTCCACCAGCGCCAGTGCCAGTACCCATATCCTTGCCTGTGATTGCTACCGGGGTGACGGTGTTAGTAGCACCATAA
- a CDS encoding VgrG-related protein, which yields MGTYSAEPILQIDNKDASAALLEDILQISVEESLHQPGMFTLVIRNDYFPGRQEDTAWRYQDLFTIGKSIKIGFKSSTTQAQEFSEQGQGYILEGEITAIETQFNSESQAPLIIRGYDISHRLHRGRFNRSYQNAKDSDIAKKIAGEVGISIGTVDDSGGPHGFDDPPGYIFQKNQTNMEFLHERAARIGFELFVQDNKLHFRKPTTGDTLNLQWLKNIHSLAVRVTSAEQINSVQVRAWDYSQKQAIVSNKNAPQVVTQIDFGKGNSTNNSFNGKPNSPTMVIVDRPVSTIAEADAIAQGICNEIAGEFVHADGKGEGNPLLRTGKVIKLEGMGKYNGKYYVTQTRHLYQEGNYITEFSVRGLRGNNWMPRITQSNLQPGQTLLVGIVTDNNDPQKWGRVKVKFPTLTEDHQSNWARVVGAGAAGDRGFDCLPEINDEVLVAFEHGDIHRPYVIGGVWNGKDAPPETVDKSVVDGKVRLRTFKTRLGHKLQFVEEDKDSSKSGCYLETTKAHKFHMNDSDKFVETKTTDGHYVRLDDKDKKIEIKTKNGHQVLMDDMGKNIKIKTTGGHQIMMDDMGKKIEIKTPNGQKITMSDTSNSINIEAVQKINIKAPMEIKLESGPSSIKIAPGGIEMQTPAKISAQAGGMLDFKAVGTANMKAGAAMSLQSGAALSVQAGASCSVQSGAALNLQAGAAAALMAAVTASVTAPLIRLNC from the coding sequence ATGGGAACTTATAGTGCAGAACCGATATTGCAGATTGATAACAAGGATGCTTCCGCAGCATTACTTGAGGATATTCTGCAAATATCTGTGGAAGAAAGTCTACATCAACCTGGAATGTTTACTTTAGTAATTCGCAATGATTACTTTCCTGGGCGACAAGAGGATACAGCATGGCGATACCAAGACTTATTTACAATTGGTAAATCGATAAAAATTGGTTTTAAGTCTAGTACTACACAAGCACAAGAATTTTCAGAGCAGGGTCAAGGCTATATTCTTGAAGGAGAAATTACAGCTATAGAAACTCAGTTTAACAGCGAATCCCAAGCACCCCTAATTATTCGCGGTTATGATATATCTCACCGCCTGCATCGGGGACGCTTTAATCGCTCTTATCAGAATGCTAAAGACAGCGATATTGCCAAAAAAATTGCTGGGGAAGTGGGTATATCTATTGGTACTGTAGATGATAGCGGCGGCCCTCATGGTTTTGATGATCCCCCTGGATATATTTTTCAGAAGAATCAAACTAATATGGAATTTCTGCACGAGAGGGCAGCGAGAATTGGTTTTGAACTTTTCGTGCAAGATAACAAACTGCACTTTCGTAAACCTACCACAGGAGATACTTTAAATCTCCAGTGGTTAAAAAATATTCATAGTTTGGCAGTGCGTGTTACTAGTGCAGAACAGATCAATTCTGTGCAGGTTCGAGCTTGGGACTACAGCCAAAAACAAGCCATCGTCTCTAATAAAAATGCGCCTCAAGTAGTGACACAAATTGATTTTGGTAAAGGTAATAGTACCAATAATAGCTTTAATGGTAAGCCAAATTCACCGACAATGGTGATAGTAGATCGCCCGGTTTCTACTATTGCTGAAGCAGATGCGATCGCCCAAGGTATATGTAATGAAATTGCCGGAGAATTTGTCCATGCAGATGGTAAAGGTGAAGGCAACCCTTTATTACGCACAGGAAAAGTCATAAAACTAGAAGGCATGGGTAAATATAATGGTAAATATTACGTTACCCAGACCCGTCACTTATATCAAGAAGGCAACTATATCACAGAATTTAGCGTCCGAGGTTTACGAGGAAATAATTGGATGCCTCGCATTACCCAAAGCAATTTACAACCAGGACAAACGCTTTTAGTAGGGATTGTCACTGACAATAATGACCCCCAAAAATGGGGCAGAGTAAAAGTAAAATTTCCCACTTTGACCGAAGACCACCAAAGCAACTGGGCGAGAGTTGTGGGAGCAGGAGCAGCAGGCGATCGCGGTTTTGATTGCCTACCAGAAATCAATGACGAAGTGTTGGTAGCTTTTGAGCATGGCGATATTCATCGTCCTTATGTAATTGGCGGAGTATGGAATGGTAAAGATGCGCCACCCGAAACTGTAGACAAATCGGTGGTTGATGGCAAAGTACGCTTAAGAACATTTAAAACTCGCTTAGGTCATAAACTGCAATTTGTAGAAGAAGATAAAGATAGCAGTAAATCTGGCTGTTACCTGGAGACAACAAAAGCTCATAAATTCCATATGAATGATAGTGATAAATTTGTGGAAACTAAAACCACAGATGGTCATTATGTGCGATTAGATGATAAAGATAAGAAGATTGAAATTAAAACAAAAAATGGTCATCAAGTGCTGATGGATGACATGGGGAAAAATATAAAAATTAAAACAACTGGCGGTCATCAAATAATGATGGATGACATGGGGAAAAAAATTGAAATTAAAACGCCCAACGGTCAAAAAATAACTATGAGCGATACGAGCAATAGTATTAACATCGAGGCGGTGCAGAAAATTAATATTAAAGCGCCGATGGAAATTAAATTAGAATCAGGCCCTAGTAGTATAAAAATTGCTCCTGGTGGTATTGAAATGCAAACTCCAGCTAAAATCAGCGCCCAAGCAGGAGGAATGTTAGATTTTAAAGCTGTCGGTACTGCAAATATGAAAGCTGGAGCGGCAATGTCACTGCAATCTGGGGCGGCGCTATCAGTACAGGCTGGTGCTTCTTGTAGCGTTCAATCCGGTGCAGCACTAAATTTACAAGCTGGGGCTGCTGCTGCTTTGATGGCTGCTGTTACAGCTAGCGTTACAGCACCTTTGATTCGCCTTAATTGTTAA
- a CDS encoding CIS tube protein, protein MPTSSLVKAKLIACDKGVEDIEFMYNPTQLDFGQSISLNKNPGARTGRGLPKVTFAYPEPCTLNIRDIFFDTYEDGTSVLTYISKFQKAVDFAQAGEGKEKRPPIYIFTWGEQQYIRCFVTSIIYSLMMFLPDGTPVRAKLDLTLEEVDESTSQPGMGTPANVNRTRQR, encoded by the coding sequence ATGCCAACTTCTAGTCTGGTTAAAGCCAAACTGATTGCCTGCGATAAAGGTGTCGAAGATATCGAATTTATGTATAACCCTACTCAGTTAGATTTTGGGCAGTCAATTAGTTTGAATAAAAATCCCGGTGCAAGAACTGGTAGGGGATTGCCAAAAGTTACTTTTGCTTATCCAGAACCTTGTACTCTCAACATTAGAGATATATTTTTTGACACCTATGAAGATGGCACTAGCGTATTAACATACATCAGCAAATTTCAAAAAGCTGTTGACTTTGCTCAAGCCGGAGAAGGCAAAGAAAAACGCCCACCCATATATATATTTACTTGGGGAGAGCAACAGTACATACGTTGCTTTGTCACCAGTATTATCTACAGCTTAATGATGTTTCTGCCTGATGGTACACCAGTAAGAGCCAAGCTGGATTTAACTTTAGAAGAAGTAGATGAGTCAACTTCCCAACCTGGTATGGGAACTCCGGCAAATGTGAATCGTACAAGGCAGAGATAG
- a CDS encoding phage tail protein: protein MPANSNSDKKGNNTRELNYVTANRFYVEMESSITACFTECSGLGVDLDYKTQYEGGVNDQQRIFLGQAKFSPVTLKRGITNDLVFWHWLEQILTQKDPSRNNASSTKNRRNVNILLFNQAGETMQRWTLIGVVPVGWKAPSLSADSTTVAIEELTLIYEGIKVTNQQSKSSGSGASILKDGRDNKGYFTSY, encoded by the coding sequence ATGCCAGCTAACAGCAACTCTGACAAAAAAGGCAATAACACCCGTGAACTCAACTACGTTACAGCCAATCGCTTTTATGTAGAAATGGAGAGTAGTATTACTGCCTGTTTTACTGAGTGTTCGGGTTTGGGTGTAGATTTGGATTATAAAACTCAATATGAAGGCGGGGTGAATGATCAGCAACGGATTTTTTTAGGTCAAGCTAAATTCTCGCCAGTCACACTCAAACGCGGAATTACTAACGATTTGGTTTTCTGGCATTGGTTAGAGCAGATATTAACCCAAAAAGACCCTAGTCGTAATAATGCAAGCAGTACTAAAAACCGCCGCAATGTCAATATTTTACTCTTCAATCAAGCGGGGGAAACGATGCAGCGTTGGACTCTAATTGGTGTAGTTCCTGTCGGCTGGAAAGCTCCTTCTTTAAGCGCAGATAGCACCACTGTAGCCATTGAAGAATTAACTTTAATCTATGAAGGAATAAAAGTTACTAATCAACAGTCAAAATCCAGTGGTAGTGGTGCTTCTATTCTGAAGGACGGACGCGACAATAAAGGATATTTCACTAGTTATTAA
- a CDS encoding substrate-binding domain-containing protein: MLTKIPQNLLRTYLQRQEPLARLNRYNFLGRFLWMKPILGEIKDELFPPVVEVTPVVEETATTGEPVAILYTNERLYIEYRSCPIRNPLNCSFPQQAVQEDAKATSCVKCGFPATLAQKTKLKGNRGTYTVETLLGRRGMGRLYQGTQLDDSQPVTIKEYLLPQKVFNKEELTQRKAAFISLAGLNLADGRMQDCRLICPWEAIADRTNIKEERCYLITKSKLDTYPTLSRYLARHGAMTSAQVQQVLKQVLQTLVFLHEQKFSLPSGQIKQKLAHGNLNLHSLLIDEESFFIYLCDLALWENLFHPPTTTTIKPVLADDLSALGQVAFQLLIGKAVDPASEAPIHPKDYQQWPPISPQLKEFILRLVGMGIGFESANAAHQALLKLPTEKEEPIHSLVVTEEKPQKVKVSRTPLIIFGTTVSLLLLGGLIWFLASKLSAQEATESEFLACCIKDVPPLPHGKFTYTGEAKGTWTYVLQQPNLIAKDKTLEAELQKRLRKSQLIYKPVKYKDNISATQNAVVQEVRAGKADFAITSLVDQQNDDLTYKEFAYDGLVVFVNFSYSRREKSLPNALKGKITFAQLRQLYTGQIKNWQELGGPDLRVKLYIPTETEALQIFEQRVLKDKSSIEAFRSLWQNSKKKANSNITTPATLITQLSTSAILRKVIEDFENNKVGGKAGGIGFGTISKVYGQCSVYPLAVAEQGEPVQSIVQNNGLPIDPSTDLCNNKGSYYPNEQLFSTKKYPLAYPITVVYARDNRRSTVGANFVNILKTKESQQLLSKTGLVPLQPLPEN, translated from the coding sequence GTGCTGACAAAAATTCCCCAAAATTTACTTAGAACCTATCTACAAAGGCAAGAGCCACTGGCTAGGCTAAATCGCTATAACTTTCTAGGGCGATTTTTATGGATGAAGCCAATTCTGGGAGAAATCAAAGATGAACTATTTCCGCCAGTCGTTGAAGTTACCCCAGTTGTTGAAGAAACTGCCACAACAGGGGAACCAGTCGCTATACTCTATACAAATGAACGGCTTTACATTGAGTATCGCTCCTGCCCAATTCGCAACCCTTTAAACTGCTCTTTCCCCCAACAAGCAGTGCAGGAAGATGCAAAAGCTACTTCATGCGTCAAATGCGGTTTTCCAGCCACCTTAGCCCAGAAGACCAAGCTCAAAGGTAATCGGGGTACTTACACAGTAGAAACTTTACTGGGTAGGCGAGGAATGGGGCGCTTGTACCAAGGTACGCAACTAGATGACAGCCAGCCAGTGACAATTAAAGAATATTTACTGCCGCAAAAGGTTTTTAACAAAGAGGAATTAACTCAGCGCAAAGCCGCATTTATCAGCTTGGCAGGATTGAATTTAGCCGACGGCAGAATGCAGGACTGTCGCCTGATATGTCCTTGGGAAGCGATCGCCGATCGAACTAATATAAAGGAAGAACGCTGCTACCTGATCACCAAAAGCAAATTAGATACCTATCCAACTCTGAGCCGCTACCTAGCTCGTCATGGAGCTATGACTTCTGCTCAAGTGCAGCAAGTCCTCAAGCAAGTTTTGCAAACATTGGTATTTCTTCACGAACAGAAATTTTCGCTGCCTTCAGGTCAAATTAAACAGAAACTAGCCCACGGTAATCTCAATCTCCACAGCCTACTCATAGACGAAGAATCATTTTTTATCTATCTATGTGACCTAGCTCTCTGGGAAAATCTCTTTCACCCACCTACTACCACAACAATCAAACCAGTCCTCGCAGATGATTTATCAGCATTGGGACAAGTCGCCTTTCAATTACTTATAGGCAAAGCAGTAGACCCTGCTTCCGAAGCACCTATCCACCCCAAAGATTACCAGCAATGGCCGCCAATCAGCCCTCAACTCAAAGAATTTATTCTCCGCTTGGTTGGTATGGGTATTGGGTTTGAAAGTGCTAATGCTGCCCACCAAGCTTTATTGAAACTACCAACAGAAAAGGAAGAGCCAATTCATTCTTTGGTAGTAACAGAAGAAAAACCACAAAAGGTGAAAGTTTCTCGCACTCCCTTAATTATTTTTGGTACTACTGTGAGCTTGCTGTTGTTAGGGGGATTAATTTGGTTTTTAGCCTCAAAACTCTCTGCCCAAGAAGCAACTGAAAGCGAATTTCTTGCTTGCTGTATTAAAGATGTACCGCCACTGCCTCATGGCAAATTTACTTATACAGGTGAAGCCAAGGGAACCTGGACTTATGTTTTGCAACAGCCAAACCTAATTGCTAAAGACAAAACTTTAGAAGCAGAACTGCAAAAACGGCTGCGGAAATCGCAACTCATCTATAAACCTGTTAAGTATAAAGATAATATATCTGCCACTCAGAATGCCGTTGTTCAAGAAGTCCGTGCAGGGAAAGCTGACTTTGCTATCACCAGTTTAGTTGATCAGCAAAATGATGATTTAACCTATAAAGAATTTGCTTATGATGGCTTAGTAGTGTTCGTTAACTTCAGCTATTCCCGAAGAGAAAAAAGTCTTCCTAACGCCCTGAAGGGAAAAATTACATTTGCCCAATTGCGCCAACTTTACACAGGTCAAATCAAAAATTGGCAGGAACTTGGAGGCCCGGATTTACGAGTTAAACTATATATTCCCACGGAAACTGAGGCATTGCAAATATTTGAGCAACGGGTACTCAAAGATAAATCATCTATTGAGGCGTTTAGAAGTTTGTGGCAAAACAGCAAGAAGAAAGCTAATTCTAATATAACTACACCAGCTACATTAATTACTCAATTGTCTACTTCTGCTATTTTGCGAAAGGTGATTGAAGATTTTGAGAATAATAAAGTAGGTGGTAAAGCAGGTGGAATTGGTTTTGGTACAATCAGCAAAGTCTATGGTCAATGTTCGGTTTATCCTCTGGCAGTAGCCGAGCAAGGAGAGCCTGTCCAATCGATTGTGCAAAATAACGGCTTACCAATAGATCCAAGTACGGATTTGTGCAATAACAAGGGGAGCTACTATCCTAATGAGCAGCTTTTTAGTACAAAAAAATATCCCTTGGCTTATCCTATTACTGTAGTCTATGCAAGAGATAATAGACGCTCTACAGTTGGGGCGAACTTTGTAAATATTCTTAAGACTAAAGAAAGTCAGCAGCTTCTGAGCAAAACGGGGTTAGTACCTTTGCAACCTTTACCTGAAAATTGA
- a CDS encoding Nif11-like leader peptide family natural product precursor produces MAKEEVTRLFRAAQANLSLRENLNSAPNIETFVQLAQGLGYNFTLQEWKEVTSVNVEELQCKVSEIPGI; encoded by the coding sequence ATGGCTAAAGAAGAAGTAACCAGATTATTTAGAGCGGCTCAAGCTAATTTATCTTTACGGGAAAATCTCAACTCAGCACCGAATATAGAAACATTTGTGCAGTTAGCTCAAGGTCTTGGCTATAACTTCACCCTTCAAGAATGGAAAGAAGTTACTAGCGTCAATGTTGAAGAGTTGCAGTGTAAAGTATCCGAGATTCCAGGGATTTAA
- a CDS encoding ATP-binding protein, with product MTNTGLPNWYQTNWQIIQQEILRLRQLLETFIEGKPQDVIDNAIAPSCAIALLSSKFNLSAFARDILLLCVGMEIEPSFANLCAQANGNSDRNYPTLSLALSIFPGASLSVLSPQNPLQLWQMIEFAPGFSFTQTAMRIDKRILCYLLGEVAFDEQLLGIVTFPEAKPQTQPLPPTHERICDRIIATWSQTQRKLPLLQLCGYEASSKYQIVNHICDRLNFNLGIINAAVLPTAPHELHQLKQRWEREAILGNRVLLLDCDSISTADPLKTTAISLFIENLQTPAIISTLERLPSRQQTIVSFDVSSLGFHEQKTLWEIHLGTAANQLNGQLTKLVSQFNLSPATIKAACQQITTQYALSSENPESVIANQLWDFCRTQARPRLDDLAQRINATSTWEDLVLPDPQRQVLCDIFTHLQQRSKVYQDWGFASKSNRGFGITALFHGESGTGKTMAAEVLAKQYRLDLYRIDLSAVVSKYIGETEKNLARIFDAAEAGGVILLFDEADALFGKRSEVKDSRDRHANVEVSYLLQRMEAYGGLAILTTNLKNALDTAFLRRIRFMVDFPFPAAQYRAQIWQRIFPPQTPTKGLDYQKLGQLQVAGGNIRNIAMNAAFIAADANEPVMMKHILTATQRDYLKLQRLLTKEEVKGWV from the coding sequence ATGACAAATACCGGACTACCAAACTGGTATCAAACTAACTGGCAAATCATTCAGCAAGAAATCTTGCGCCTTCGTCAGTTGTTGGAAACCTTTATTGAAGGCAAACCCCAGGATGTGATAGACAATGCGATCGCCCCATCCTGTGCCATAGCTCTACTCAGCTCAAAATTTAATCTATCTGCCTTTGCACGGGATATACTTTTACTGTGTGTGGGGATGGAAATCGAGCCGAGTTTTGCCAACCTCTGCGCCCAAGCTAATGGGAACAGCGATCGCAATTATCCCACCCTCAGTTTAGCCCTGTCCATTTTTCCCGGTGCTAGTCTGTCTGTCCTCTCTCCCCAAAACCCCTTGCAGCTTTGGCAAATGATTGAGTTTGCCCCTGGCTTTTCCTTCACGCAAACGGCAATGAGAATCGACAAACGCATTCTCTGTTATCTGTTAGGGGAAGTCGCCTTTGACGAACAACTCTTAGGAATTGTCACTTTTCCCGAAGCCAAACCCCAAACTCAACCTTTACCCCCAACTCATGAGAGAATTTGCGATCGCATCATTGCCACTTGGTCGCAAACCCAGCGTAAATTACCCCTGTTGCAATTATGCGGTTATGAAGCCTCCAGCAAATATCAAATTGTCAATCATATTTGCGATCGCCTCAACTTTAACCTGGGTATAATTAATGCCGCCGTCCTTCCCACAGCCCCCCACGAACTGCATCAACTCAAGCAAAGATGGGAAAGAGAAGCCATATTAGGAAATCGGGTATTATTACTCGACTGTGACAGCATCTCCACCGCCGATCCTCTGAAAACTACGGCGATTTCTCTATTTATTGAAAATCTCCAGACTCCGGCAATTATCAGCACCCTCGAACGTCTGCCGTCTCGACAACAAACTATTGTCAGCTTTGATGTGAGTTCCCTGGGCTTCCACGAACAAAAAACCTTGTGGGAAATTCATCTGGGTACAGCAGCAAACCAACTCAACGGACAACTCACCAAGCTGGTATCCCAATTTAACCTCAGCCCAGCCACCATTAAAGCCGCCTGCCAGCAAATTACCACCCAATACGCATTATCCAGCGAAAATCCCGAATCTGTGATCGCTAATCAACTGTGGGATTTTTGCCGCACTCAAGCCCGCCCTCGCCTTGATGACTTAGCCCAACGCATCAACGCCACATCGACTTGGGAAGACTTAGTGCTACCTGATCCCCAACGTCAGGTACTCTGTGATATCTTCACACATCTACAACAACGGTCAAAAGTTTACCAAGACTGGGGTTTTGCTAGTAAAAGCAATCGCGGTTTTGGCATCACTGCCTTGTTTCACGGCGAAAGCGGTACAGGGAAAACAATGGCGGCGGAAGTATTAGCAAAGCAATATCGCCTTGACCTCTACCGTATCGACCTTAGCGCCGTTGTCAGTAAATATATTGGGGAAACCGAAAAGAATTTAGCCCGCATATTCGATGCTGCCGAAGCCGGAGGAGTTATTTTACTGTTCGATGAAGCCGATGCCTTGTTTGGCAAGCGTTCGGAAGTGAAAGATAGCCGCGATCGCCATGCTAATGTGGAAGTCAGTTATCTACTTCAACGTATGGAAGCCTACGGCGGTTTAGCTATCTTGACCACTAACTTAAAAAACGCTCTAGATACTGCCTTTTTGCGCCGTATCCGCTTTATGGTAGATTTCCCCTTCCCAGCCGCACAATATCGCGCGCAAATTTGGCAGCGCATTTTCCCACCGCAGACACCAACCAAAGGGCTAGACTATCAAAAACTCGGACAGTTACAAGTCGCTGGTGGCAATATCCGCAACATTGCCATGAATGCTGCTTTTATCGCTGCTGATGCCAATGAACCGGTGATGATGAAACATATTCTTACAGCAACGCAACGAGATTATTTAAAGTTGCAAAGACTGCTGACAAAAGAAGAGGTGAAAGGCTGGGTCTAG